From one Candidatus Dormiibacterota bacterium genomic stretch:
- a CDS encoding SDR family NAD(P)-dependent oxidoreductase, whose protein sequence is MKLEKRTVLITGGTSGIGLELARQLLRRGNNVIVTGRDQGRLDAVRRELPGLQAFKSDVSDQAAIAALHESVLAAFPALDTLVNNAGIMRNLDFNRERNLDNVTREIDINLCGPVRMVRQFLPHLKARKGALIVNVSSGLAFVPFPVAPVYCATKAALHSFTQSLRVQLEGTDVTVVELAPPAVETPLLRGEFAEETKSLKGMDPKVLAERAIAGIEAGRLEIRPGLSNMLKVMSRIAPQFMLRQMARASKPKAAARP, encoded by the coding sequence ATGAAACTGGAGAAGCGAACCGTCCTGATCACCGGCGGCACCAGCGGAATCGGTCTCGAACTGGCGAGGCAACTGCTTCGGCGGGGGAACAACGTGATCGTCACCGGCCGCGATCAGGGAAGACTCGACGCCGTCAGGCGGGAACTGCCCGGCCTGCAGGCGTTCAAGAGCGACGTCAGCGATCAGGCTGCGATCGCGGCGCTGCACGAGAGCGTCCTCGCAGCGTTCCCGGCGCTCGACACGCTCGTCAACAACGCCGGCATCATGCGCAACCTGGACTTCAACCGGGAGCGCAACCTGGACAACGTTACGCGCGAGATCGACATCAACCTGTGCGGACCGGTGCGGATGGTCCGGCAGTTCCTGCCCCATCTCAAAGCGCGAAAGGGGGCGCTGATCGTAAACGTCTCGTCCGGCCTGGCGTTCGTCCCATTCCCGGTTGCACCGGTCTACTGCGCCACGAAGGCCGCGCTGCACTCCTTCACCCAGTCCCTGCGCGTGCAGCTCGAAGGCACGGACGTGACCGTGGTCGAGCTGGCTCCGCCCGCCGTCGAGACGCCGCTGCTCCGAGGCGAGTTCGCGGAGGAGACGAAGAGTCTGAAAGGCATGGACCCGAAGGTGCTCGCCGAGCGCGCCATCGCCGGCATCGAGGCGGGCAGGCTGGAGATCCGGCCGGGCCTCAGCAACATGCTGAAGGTCATGAGCCGGATCGCCCCGCAGTTCATGCTCAGGCAGATGGCAAGAGCGTCGAAACCGAAAGCGGCCGCGCGGCCATGA
- a CDS encoding M13 family metallopeptidase: MRLKIQSLVVAAFALPLLGAGPAAGDIAAMDKSVDPCADFYQFACGGWKKTNPIPPDRGSWGRGSQLDERNLAVLHDILEKLSAQTASRTPVETQIGDFYAACMDEPGIEKLDIQPLKADLSRIQAIDSTKKLAAAIAGLHVAGVNQPLSGFSAGPSLLFRFGSEQDFKDATSVIAVVDQGGIALPDRDYYLKDDPKSTETRDRYRDHVRKTFGLLGDAPDKAAKAADHVLAVETALAKNSMDRVARRDPLNIYHKMARKDLAALAPSFDWGSYFATMGAGTITSLDVSVPDFMKGMDALIKSQPLGDWKDYLRWQVARAASPLLGKAFVEADFDFFNRTLAGAKELSPRWKRCVQMTDGLLGEALGQPYVERAFGAQGKARTLAMVAALEKALRRDIEGLPWMTDATKKAALVKLDGIKNKIGYPDAWRDYSKVRVARTDFAGNVSRARAFEVARRIAKIGKPLDRGEWAMTPPTVNAYYDAQLNDINFPAGILQPPYFDNSADDAMNFGGIGSVIGHELTHGFDDQGRKFDAQGNLRDWWTGDDAREFEKRATCLADEYSGFVAVEDVHLNGRLTLGENTADNGGLRIALMALQDTQTGSSQAPVDGFTAEQRFFLGNAQAWCANYSDEMARLRAQTDPHSPAKYRVNGVVSNMPEFQKAFSCPAGAPMVRDNACRVW; the protein is encoded by the coding sequence ATGCGCCTCAAGATCCAGAGTCTCGTCGTCGCAGCGTTCGCTCTCCCGCTTCTCGGGGCCGGTCCAGCCGCCGGCGACATCGCCGCCATGGACAAGAGCGTCGACCCCTGCGCCGACTTCTACCAGTTCGCCTGCGGCGGCTGGAAGAAAACGAACCCGATCCCGCCGGACCGCGGCTCCTGGGGGCGCGGCAGCCAGCTCGACGAGCGCAACCTGGCCGTGCTGCACGACATCCTCGAGAAGCTCTCCGCCCAGACGGCGTCGCGCACGCCGGTCGAGACGCAAATCGGCGACTTCTACGCCGCCTGCATGGACGAGCCGGGGATCGAGAAGCTCGACATCCAGCCTCTGAAGGCCGACCTGTCGCGCATCCAGGCGATCGACTCGACGAAGAAGCTCGCGGCCGCGATCGCAGGCCTGCACGTGGCCGGGGTCAACCAGCCCCTGTCTGGATTCTCCGCCGGGCCGAGCCTCTTGTTCCGCTTCGGCTCCGAGCAGGATTTCAAGGACGCCACTTCGGTGATCGCGGTCGTCGACCAGGGGGGGATCGCCCTTCCCGACCGCGACTACTATCTCAAGGACGACCCCAAGTCGACGGAGACGCGCGACCGCTACCGCGACCACGTGCGCAAGACGTTCGGGCTTCTCGGCGACGCGCCCGACAAGGCGGCGAAGGCGGCGGACCACGTGCTGGCCGTCGAGACCGCATTGGCGAAAAACTCCATGGATCGCGTCGCACGACGCGACCCCCTGAACATCTACCACAAGATGGCCCGCAAGGACCTCGCGGCGCTGGCCCCGTCGTTCGACTGGGGCTCCTACTTCGCGACGATGGGGGCCGGAACGATCACGTCGCTCGATGTGTCGGTCCCCGACTTCATGAAGGGGATGGACGCCCTCATCAAGTCGCAGCCGCTCGGGGACTGGAAGGATTACCTGCGCTGGCAGGTGGCGCGCGCGGCCTCTCCGCTCCTCGGCAAGGCCTTCGTCGAGGCCGACTTCGACTTCTTCAACAGGACCCTCGCCGGGGCGAAGGAGCTGAGCCCGCGCTGGAAGCGCTGCGTCCAGATGACCGACGGTCTCCTGGGAGAGGCGCTCGGGCAGCCGTACGTCGAGCGCGCCTTCGGGGCGCAGGGGAAGGCGCGCACGCTGGCTATGGTCGCGGCGCTCGAGAAGGCGCTGCGCCGGGACATCGAGGGGCTCCCCTGGATGACCGACGCGACCAAGAAGGCGGCGCTCGTCAAGCTGGACGGGATCAAGAACAAGATCGGCTACCCCGACGCGTGGCGCGACTACAGCAAGGTCCGCGTGGCGCGGACCGACTTCGCCGGCAACGTGTCGAGGGCGCGCGCCTTCGAGGTGGCGCGTCGGATCGCGAAGATCGGCAAGCCTCTCGATCGTGGCGAGTGGGCGATGACGCCACCGACCGTGAACGCCTACTACGATGCGCAGCTGAACGACATCAACTTCCCCGCGGGGATCCTGCAGCCGCCGTACTTCGACAACTCGGCCGACGACGCCATGAACTTCGGCGGCATCGGCTCGGTCATCGGCCACGAGCTGACGCACGGCTTCGACGACCAGGGGCGCAAGTTCGACGCGCAGGGGAACCTGCGCGACTGGTGGACTGGCGACGACGCCCGCGAGTTCGAGAAGCGCGCCACCTGCCTGGCGGACGAGTACTCCGGTTTCGTGGCGGTCGAGGACGTGCACCTGAACGGCCGGCTGACGCTGGGGGAGAATACCGCGGACAACGGCGGCCTGCGCATCGCCTTGATGGCGCTGCAGGACACCCAGACGGGGTCCTCGCAGGCGCCGGTCGACGGCTTCACCGCCGAGCAGCGCTTCTTCCTGGGGAACGCCCAGGCTTGGTGCGCCAACTACTCCGACGAGATGGCCCGCCTGCGCGCCCAGACCGACCCGCACTCGCCGGCGAAGTACCGGGTGAACGGTGTCGTCTCGAACATGCCCGAGTTCCAGAAGGCGTTCTCCTGCCCGGCCGGCGCTCCGATGGTCCGCGACAACGCCTGCCGGGTGTGGTAA
- the dut gene encoding dUTP diphosphatase translates to MPSHPAEVLIVRTRENPDLPLPEAATPGSAGLDLRACVPRPVVLEPGRRMLIPTGFCIALPEGYEGQVRPRSGLALRQGLSMLNTPGTIDADYRGEIGVIAVNLGQEPVTISRGDRIAQLVIAPVARPRLVAVDELPPSARAAGGFGHTGTT, encoded by the coding sequence ATGCCGAGCCACCCGGCCGAAGTCCTGATCGTCCGCACGCGGGAGAATCCGGACCTGCCGTTGCCGGAGGCGGCCACGCCCGGGAGCGCCGGGCTGGACCTGCGCGCCTGCGTGCCGCGCCCTGTGGTCCTGGAGCCGGGACGCCGCATGCTGATTCCGACCGGCTTCTGCATCGCCCTGCCGGAGGGGTACGAAGGACAGGTGCGGCCGCGCAGCGGCCTGGCGCTGCGGCAGGGGCTGAGCATGCTGAACACTCCCGGGACGATCGACGCGGACTACCGGGGGGAGATCGGCGTCATCGCCGTCAACCTGGGCCAGGAGCCGGTCACGATCAGCCGCGGAGACCGGATCGCCCAGCTCGTCATAGCACCGGTGGCCCGGCCGCGCCTCGTGGCCGTGGACGAGCTTCCACCGAGCGCCCGCGCCGCGGGCGGCTTCGGGCACACCGGAACCACCTGA
- the purB gene encoding adenylosuccinate lyase, translated as MIPRYSRPEMSRIWDDEHKFQKWLDVELAVCDALADRGQIPKQAAANIRAKARFEVQRVREIEATVQHDVIAFITNLAEHVGPDARYIHLGLTSNDVVDTATALLMIEASELLMKDLEGLANAVEKRAFEHKNTVMAGRTHGVHAEPMTFGLKMAVWHSEVRRTIDRLSVARRHVAVGKLSGAVGTFAHLDPDVEAAALGSLGLSPVPIATQVVQRDRHAEFLAALAIAATSIERFAIEVRHLQRTEVGEVEEPFGAGQKGSSAMPHKKNPITSEQMSGQARLIRGYLQVALENIPLWHERDISHSSAERVILPDATILLDYMIHRFTRIVSGMVVHPEAMRRNLDMSRGLIFSGTILLELAKKGVSRDEAYGWVQKAAMDAQAGQGDFKALLLKDKNITSRLSAQEIDRCFDVQHHLRHVDDLFKRTFGRA; from the coding sequence ATGATTCCCCGCTATTCCCGTCCGGAGATGTCGCGCATCTGGGACGACGAGCACAAGTTCCAGAAATGGCTGGACGTCGAGCTCGCGGTGTGCGACGCGCTCGCCGACCGCGGCCAGATCCCGAAGCAGGCGGCCGCGAACATCCGGGCCAAGGCGCGCTTCGAGGTCCAGCGCGTGCGCGAGATCGAGGCGACCGTGCAGCACGACGTCATCGCATTCATCACCAACCTCGCCGAGCACGTCGGTCCCGACGCGCGTTACATCCATCTGGGTCTGACCAGCAACGACGTGGTCGACACCGCCACGGCGCTTCTCATGATCGAAGCGTCCGAGCTTCTGATGAAGGATCTCGAGGGGCTCGCGAACGCCGTCGAGAAGCGGGCGTTCGAGCACAAGAACACGGTCATGGCCGGCCGAACGCACGGCGTGCACGCCGAGCCGATGACGTTCGGCCTGAAGATGGCGGTGTGGCACAGCGAGGTGCGGCGCACCATCGACCGCCTGAGCGTGGCACGCCGGCACGTCGCCGTGGGCAAGCTCTCCGGGGCGGTCGGCACGTTCGCCCACCTCGACCCGGACGTCGAGGCGGCGGCCCTCGGCTCGCTCGGTCTCTCGCCCGTGCCGATCGCCACGCAGGTGGTGCAGCGCGACCGGCACGCGGAGTTCCTCGCCGCCCTCGCGATCGCCGCCACCTCCATCGAGCGCTTCGCCATCGAGGTGCGGCACCTGCAGCGCACCGAAGTCGGGGAGGTCGAGGAGCCGTTCGGCGCCGGCCAGAAGGGCTCGTCGGCGATGCCGCACAAGAAGAACCCGATCACCTCCGAGCAGATGAGCGGCCAGGCCCGGCTGATCCGTGGATATCTCCAAGTGGCGCTCGAGAACATCCCACTGTGGCACGAGCGGGACATCTCCCACTCCTCCGCCGAGAGGGTCATCCTGCCCGACGCCACCATCCTGCTCGACTACATGATCCACCGCTTCACACGGATCGTCTCCGGCATGGTCGTGCACCCCGAGGCGATGCGCCGCAACCTGGACATGAGCCGCGGTCTGATCTTCTCCGGCACAATCCTCCTGGAGCTGGCCAAGAAGGGAGTGTCGCGCGACGAGGCCTACGGATGGGTGCAGAAGGCGGCCATGGACGCGCAGGCCGGCCAGGGGGATTTCAAGGCCCTCCTCCTCAAGGACAAGAACATCACCTCCCGTCTTTCCGCCCAGGAGATCGACCGTTGCTTCGACGTCCAGCACCACCTGCGCCACGTCGACGACCTGTTCAAGAGGACGTTCGGGCGGGCGTGA
- a CDS encoding MBL fold metallo-hydrolase, producing MGSGSGGNATCIEGGGARVLLDAGFSCRELGVRLQSVGVEPHRLDAIVITHEHADHISGAALFSQKHKVPVYCTAATFRAAGLQRAGVHGHGVFAHVAVEAGTPFDVGGLRLRPFSVPHDAVETVGYAVECEGERFGYATDLGHDPAPVREALMDCDVVMLESNHDVEMLRQGPYPQVIKDRVLGRHGHLDNRTAAALLCDVATERTRRVILAHLSRTNNRPDLALLAARGEFERRGRRAPVLHPARQAAPSEWFEV from the coding sequence CTGGGAAGCGGCAGCGGGGGGAACGCGACCTGCATCGAGGGGGGCGGAGCCCGCGTCCTGCTCGACGCCGGATTCTCCTGCCGGGAGCTCGGCGTCCGGCTGCAGTCGGTGGGCGTCGAGCCGCACCGTCTGGACGCGATCGTGATCACCCACGAGCACGCCGATCACATCAGCGGCGCCGCCCTGTTCTCGCAGAAGCACAAGGTGCCCGTCTACTGCACCGCCGCGACCTTCAGGGCGGCCGGCCTGCAGCGCGCCGGGGTGCACGGGCACGGCGTGTTCGCGCACGTCGCGGTCGAGGCGGGAACACCGTTCGATGTGGGAGGGCTGCGCCTGCGGCCGTTCTCGGTGCCGCACGACGCCGTGGAGACGGTGGGATACGCGGTCGAGTGCGAGGGCGAGCGCTTCGGCTACGCGACCGACCTGGGGCACGACCCAGCCCCCGTGCGCGAGGCGCTCATGGACTGCGATGTGGTGATGCTCGAGTCGAACCACGACGTGGAGATGCTGAGGCAGGGACCCTACCCCCAGGTGATCAAGGATCGCGTCCTGGGGCGGCACGGCCACCTGGACAACCGCACGGCGGCGGCGCTTCTGTGCGACGTGGCGACCGAGAGGACGCGCCGGGTCATCCTGGCGCACCTGAGCCGGACGAACAACCGGCCCGATCTGGCCCTGCTGGCGGCGCGCGGGGAGTTCGAGCGCCGCGGCCGCAGGGCGCCCGTCCTTCACCCGGCGCGGCAGGCCGCCCCGTCGGAATGGTTCGAGGTCTGA